Below is a genomic region from Caulobacter rhizosphaerae.
CAGGCCCAGGGTGTCGTCCAGCGGCGTGAACAGCACCGTGGGGACGATGTCGTAGGCGGGCGAGAGCCGGATCTGCCCGGGCGCGGGGAAGATGAACGACCAGTTCTTCAGGTGGTTGTCGCCATTGCCCAGCAGGATGTCGGCCACCAGCCGGCGAAACCCCTCGAGCACGTCGTCGCGCCAGTCGGTGCTGAAGCGGGCGATCATGTTGAGAACCGTCTCAGTGTTGGCGGTATATTTGCGCTCGCCCACCGCGCCGAGGATCTGGCCGGCGTCCTCGATGTGGATGCGGCCGTCCTCGATCGTACGGTCGAAGCGCTCGATCGCCAGCGCATGGTCGCCCACCAGCATTTCCGGCGGAACGGCCCCGATGTTGCTGTTGGCGACCAGGCGGACATTTGCGGTGCGCACGCCAAGGGCCTTGGCCAGGCTCATGGCGGTGAACTCCGCCTCGGGCAGGCCCGGATAGGCGGCGGAGGCCAGCTTGAGGATGTAGCGGCCTTCGCCGGCGCGAGCCGGCGCGGTGAAGCGCTGGCCCGCGTCGGCGGCGATGAATTTCAACTGGACCCCGGCCAGGGAGAACTTCACCTGACCCTCGGGAACCGGCGCGCGAAAGCCTCCGACCCTGTCCCAACGGAGCGGTCCTGCGGAGTTTGGCGCCTCGGCGTTGTCCGGCGTCACGAAGATCGCTCCGGGCAAATCGGCGCCCAGCCGGGTGATCAGATCGAAGGGGTCGTGGTCGCCGGGACCCATCTCGTTGATGACCAGATCGCGCAACGCGCCTTCCGGCAACAGCCCCGCGAACCAGGGCGGCAGCCCGCCATAGAGACCGATCTTGTCGCCGCGATAGTCCAGTCGTCGGCGCGTGTCGGCCGGATCGCCCGGGGAGAACCAGGTCAGGCTGAGGATCGGGCGCGCCTCGTCGCGCAGCCACGCCTCGTCGGGCAGGAAGGCCGTCGCCCCAACGCCGTCGCGGGTCAGGGCGCCGACGCGCACTGGCGCGCCGTGCTGGCCCAACAGGTAGACGCCCAGGACGGCGGCCTGCTTAGCCATCGGGATGGTCCTCCTCGTCGTCGCCGAGATCGACGAACAGCTCGTCGAAGGTTGACCGGGCCAGGCCGTGCGCGTGCGGATGTGGGCCCGTCTTGGAGGCGTCCTTGTCGCCGCCGGCGTGCAGGCT
It encodes:
- a CDS encoding type II toxin-antitoxin system HipA family toxin, which translates into the protein MAKQAAVLGVYLLGQHGAPVRVGALTRDGVGATAFLPDEAWLRDEARPILSLTWFSPGDPADTRRRLDYRGDKIGLYGGLPPWFAGLLPEGALRDLVINEMGPGDHDPFDLITRLGADLPGAIFVTPDNAEAPNSAGPLRWDRVGGFRAPVPEGQVKFSLAGVQLKFIAADAGQRFTAPARAGEGRYILKLASAAYPGLPEAEFTAMSLAKALGVRTANVRLVANSNIGAVPPEMLVGDHALAIERFDRTIEDGRIHIEDAGQILGAVGERKYTANTETVLNMIARFSTDWRDDVLEGFRRLVADILLGNGDNHLKNWSFIFPAPGQIRLSPAYDIVPTVLFTPLDDTLGLPFAKIRRFDSVRLHHFRRVAEHLRLDPDWIAREVQDLVVQALDTWPLTLADLPITRERARVLRDRWPELTLVKESR